CCGTAAGAAAAAAGTAAATCTTCGAAAGCATCTACTTTATCACGTTTATTCACGTAAATATCTGTTAAGCCTAAATATTTTAAACGATTAACTACAGCTTCATCTCTTCCTCCTGTAATTACTGCAATACGAATTCCTTGTTTAATAGCCAATTGCATGGCATAACCATCTCGTGTATTCATTGTTCTCACCATTTCGCCAGTTGGTAATAAAATTAAATTACCGTCTGTCAAAACTCCATCTACATCTAAAATAACCGTTTTGATGTTATTTAGTTTCTCTTTATAACTTATCATTTTTCGTAAACTCGTTTAATTGAATCTGTCATTATTTGGTAAATCTGTAATAATCTCGAATCGTCTTGAAGGGCTTCTAAATGACGATCAATAATCACTTGATCTCCGCGTTTTGCTGGTCCAGTTTGAGCATCTTTCGGATTCATTTCAATTACTTTGTTGGCAGTCTCTTGAATTAGCGGCAACAAAACATCGAACGGCACATTATTCTGTTCGCATATATTTCCAGCGATATAATATAAATGATTGACAAAATTATTTGCCCAAACACCTGTCATATGCACTTGCATTCTGCTCGCAAAATTTAATTCATGAACTTCATTGGAAATACGATTTCCTAAATCATTTAATGTTTTTAAATCTTCAGGATTTTCGGCTTCGATAAAAAATGGAATATTATCATAACGCATCGTTCTTTCTTTCGAGAAAGTTTGCAACGGATAAAAAACTCCTTTACGATAATCTCCTTTCAACACAGACATTGGCGACGAACCTGATGTATGCACGACTAATACATCATCGTATGGGATATAATGCGAAAATTCTTCGATACCAGAATCCGCACTTGCGATAATGTAAACATCTGCTTTTTCAATTTCAGATATTTTATCAGTGTACGAAATTCTATTTGCTTCGCCTATTTCTCTGGCATGCTCTAATGTTCTATTGAATATTTGTCGAACATTGCAAGTGTTTTCGATTAATGCACGAGTTAAATGAAATGCAACATTACCTGCGCCTAATATGACAATTGAACTCAATGTTTTAGCAATTTTTGAATTAATATTAATTGAATGATAAAAGTAAGTTTTTCAGTTGAGGAAATAAAATTTTAAAAAAAATTATAATTGTTGTAACAATTTTTTAATTCTTGCGTCTTATTAGGAAAATGTTATCGTTCAATGTGTTTACGTATTTATCGCTCACGTTATAATTATTTTCCATTTTCTGTAACAGAATAAATTTAAAAACGTCTAATTAGGTAAAAGTTCGGATCATTATAACTTTGTATTATGTAAAACATAGTACTATGCAAAATATCAACTATGAAATTAAATAAAATTACTTTAGCTATTCTTTTCTCCGTTTGTTCTATTTACGGATTTGCGCAGGAGTATCATCCTGTGAAGGGAAAGATTGAAAATGCAAAAAATGAAGCTGTAGCTATGGCTGCAATTCAGATTTTTAAAGCTGATTCAAAAGAATTATTTGATGAAGTTTATGCTAATGAAGATGGAACATTTGAAATTCCAGATTTAGAAGACGGAAATTATCGTTTGGTAATTACAGAATTTGGCTACCAACAATCTGTGACAACAGCAGAAGTAAAAGGAGGTGAATTAAATTTAGGAAATATTGTTTTACAAGCTTCATCTACTGAGACAGTAGAATTAAAAGGTGCTTTTGTACGTGCAGAAGTTTCGCAATATCGCAACGAAATTGACAAACGTGTTGTAGAAGTAGGAAATGATTTAGTGTCTGCTGGAGCGAACGCAGCTGCTGTTCTTAATAACATTCCGTCTGTTAATGTGGATCAACAAACAGGTGAGTTATCTCTAAGAGGAAACGAAAATGTAAAAATTTATATCGACGGTAAACCTTCTTCTTTATCAGCTTCGGAAGTATTAAAACAAATTCCTTCTAATCAAATAAAAAGTGTAGAAATTATAACCAATCCTTCTGCAAAATATGAAGCAGACGGGAAATCTGGAATCATTAATATTGTCATGATAAAAGGTCAGAAAAAAGGATATAATGTTACGTTAAATACAGGTTATGAACAAGGTAAAAAAAGTCGTTTCAATAATTCATTAACTGCAAATGTAAATATAGGTTCATTTAACTTTTTTGGAAATTATAGCTACAACAAACGTCCAAACGAATTTCATGGATACTTAGATAATTATGATTCTAAACGTTGGCAAGCGATTGATATTTTGAATAAAGATGAAAGTCAAGCAGCTAAATTCGGATTTGACTGGTTTATTGATGATAAAACAGCTTTAACAGTTTATACCAATCAATGGTTTGGAGAAGGACATGGTGAAATTGGTTCGGACATTATAAAAACAGATGTCAATACTCTTCACCCAAATAATTCTAATTTTGATGGAGATTGGAAAAGTCAAGACTATAGTTTAAACTTTAAACGTGATTTCGATAAAAAAGACCACAACATTGTTTTAGATGCATTTTTCTCTCAAGCGACAAATACGGATTGGCGAAATATGCACAATACTTATCCTGAAACAGAAAATTATTACGAAGATCGTGATTCTAAAACGGATAATGTTCGTGTAAATTTAGATTATACAAATCAAATAAAAGATGGCGGAAAAATAGAAGCAGGATTGCAATTTCGTCGCGAAAAAAATAACAATACGTTGCTAACTGATAGACGAATTGATATCGAAAACACCTTAATTGACCCTAGTACAGATTTTGATTTCACGAGAGATTTCCTTTCTGCATATGTAAATTATGGTCAAAAATTCGGGAAATTTGGTATGCAATTAGGATTACGAGCAGAACAATATAAAGACAAAGGAAATTATTTTTACAATCAAGAAACGAAGAATATTGATAAAGATAAATTAGATTTCTTTCCATCTGCATTCTTAACATACGATGTATCAGAAAAAGGACAAGTTTCGTTGAATTATAGCCGTCGAATAGATCGTCCAGGAATCAGACAATTATCTCCAGTAGCAGAATGGTCAACTCCATTAATGTCAAGCATTGGAAATCCAGAATTAAAACCTGAATACACAGATAATTTTGAAGTTGGATATTTACAACGAATTGGTAAAAATTCTATTTCGGCTAATGTATTTTACAGACATGTACAAGATAATATTTTCCGTAGTGTATTGGTTGATGATACAAATTCAGAAAAATTCATCCAATTATATGAAAACTACGATAAAGTAAATGCATATGGTTTCGAATTAGCGTTTAATCTTGTTCCAACAAAATGGTGGTCATCAAATATTAGTGGAGATTTTACACACAATACAATGGTTGTTGCCAGAATGGATGAATTTAAAAATCCATACACAGCAGAAATAGACGCTAATCGTTTGACAGCTCGTATGAACAACACATTCAAAGTAACGAAATCAATTAGTTTACAACATTTCTTTATGTACTCAGGTAAATACCGTTTTGTACAAGGAGAAATGCAAGATATGTGGCGTATGGATTTAGGTGCACGTTACACATTTATGGGTGGTAAAGCTGCTTTAAGTGCTCGTGTAAGTGATATTTTCAGAACATTTTACGGACGTTTAGAAATGTACGATCCTGCAAGAGGTTACGGCAATTTCCGTTGGGAAGCTCAAACATTAAATATTGGTTTTACGTATAATTTCGGTGGAAAAGTGCGTTCTCGTGCAGAAGCTCAGAGAAATAAAACAGAAAATCAAGGTGGTGGAGTAGGGTTCTAATCAACAAGTACATTCCTCATTTATATATTTTTATAACTAAAAAAGCGTTCTAAATTAATTTTAGAACGCTTCTTTTATATCATTAATAGTTTATTTATTGAACTTCTTTCTTAAATAACTTATTTAAGGTTACGGCAATTGCACCGTCTCCCGTTACATTACCTGCAGTACCAAAGCTGTCCATTGCAATATAAAGTGCAATCATTAATGCTTGATTTTCTGCATCAAATCCTAACATCGAAGCGATAATTCCTATTGCTGCCATAATTGCTCCACCAGGTACTCCAGGCGCTGCGACCATTGCGACACCAAGCATCATCATAAATCCAAAAAATTGAATAAAATCGATTTCCATTCCTTGAATTAGCATTAATGCTAAACAACAACAAACGATTTTTAACATCGAACCAGATAAATGAATCGTTGCGCACAAAGGCACTGCAAAATTTGCAATTTCTTCTCGAACTCCAATTTTCTTTACTTGCGCAATTGTAACCGGAATTGTTGCAGCAGATGATTGCGTTCCTAAGGCTGTAAAATATGCCGGCATCATCAATTTTAACATCGTCAATGGATTTTTCTTTGCAATTGATCCAGCAATAATAAATTGAACAAGTAACAACAAAATATGTAGAACGAAGA
This portion of the Empedobacter stercoris genome encodes:
- a CDS encoding KdsC family phosphatase, whose product is MISYKEKLNNIKTVILDVDGVLTDGNLILLPTGEMVRTMNTRDGYAMQLAIKQGIRIAVITGGRDEAVVNRLKYLGLTDIYVNKRDKVDAFEDLLFSYGLDPDEIAYMGDDYPDLAVMNLVGLACCPNDACMDVRKASEYISPENGGKGCVRDLLEQILKVQNKWYNAEEIASV
- a CDS encoding Rossmann-like and DUF2520 domain-containing protein, producing MSSIVILGAGNVAFHLTRALIENTCNVRQIFNRTLEHAREIGEANRISYTDKISEIEKADVYIIASADSGIEEFSHYIPYDDVLVVHTSGSSPMSVLKGDYRKGVFYPLQTFSKERTMRYDNIPFFIEAENPEDLKTLNDLGNRISNEVHELNFASRMQVHMTGVWANNFVNHLYYIAGNICEQNNVPFDVLLPLIQETANKVIEMNPKDAQTGPAKRGDQVIIDRHLEALQDDSRLLQIYQIMTDSIKRVYEK
- a CDS encoding TonB-dependent receptor, yielding MKLNKITLAILFSVCSIYGFAQEYHPVKGKIENAKNEAVAMAAIQIFKADSKELFDEVYANEDGTFEIPDLEDGNYRLVITEFGYQQSVTTAEVKGGELNLGNIVLQASSTETVELKGAFVRAEVSQYRNEIDKRVVEVGNDLVSAGANAAAVLNNIPSVNVDQQTGELSLRGNENVKIYIDGKPSSLSASEVLKQIPSNQIKSVEIITNPSAKYEADGKSGIINIVMIKGQKKGYNVTLNTGYEQGKKSRFNNSLTANVNIGSFNFFGNYSYNKRPNEFHGYLDNYDSKRWQAIDILNKDESQAAKFGFDWFIDDKTALTVYTNQWFGEGHGEIGSDIIKTDVNTLHPNNSNFDGDWKSQDYSLNFKRDFDKKDHNIVLDAFFSQATNTDWRNMHNTYPETENYYEDRDSKTDNVRVNLDYTNQIKDGGKIEAGLQFRREKNNNTLLTDRRIDIENTLIDPSTDFDFTRDFLSAYVNYGQKFGKFGMQLGLRAEQYKDKGNYFYNQETKNIDKDKLDFFPSAFLTYDVSEKGQVSLNYSRRIDRPGIRQLSPVAEWSTPLMSSIGNPELKPEYTDNFEVGYLQRIGKNSISANVFYRHVQDNIFRSVLVDDTNSEKFIQLYENYDKVNAYGFELAFNLVPTKWWSSNISGDFTHNTMVVARMDEFKNPYTAEIDANRLTARMNNTFKVTKSISLQHFFMYSGKYRFVQGEMQDMWRMDLGARYTFMGGKAALSARVSDIFRTFYGRLEMYDPARGYGNFRWEAQTLNIGFTYNFGGKVRSRAEAQRNKTENQGGGVGF